From one Nothobranchius furzeri strain GRZ-AD chromosome 2, NfurGRZ-RIMD1, whole genome shotgun sequence genomic stretch:
- the hadhb gene encoding trifunctional enzyme subunit beta, mitochondrial: MASMLLNTMRTCTVAPSWAARIGARSLSTTAQLQAQVQTKSKKTLARPGVRNIVLVEGVRTPFLLSGTTYADLMPHDLARAALKGLLNRTGIPRDAVDYIVYGTVIQEVKTSNVAREAALGAGFSDKIPAHTVTMACISSNQAMTSAVGLIAAGQCDAVVAGGVEFMSDVPIRHSRKMRKTMLALNKAKTVGQRLSLVGSIRLAHLSPELPAVAEFSTAETMGHSADRLAAAFGVSRVEQDEFALRSHTLAKKAQSDGLLEDVVSFKVPGRDIVSQDNGIRPSSMEQMAKLKPAFVKPHGTVTAANSSFLTDGASAVLIMSEEKALAMGFKPKAYLRDFVYVSQDPKDQLLLGPTYATPKVLERAGLSMADIDVFEFHEAFAGQIMANLKAMDSDWFAQTYMGRKSKVGAPAMEKFNTWGGSLSLGHPFGATGCRLATTVAHRLKKEGGQYGLVAACAAGGQGHAMVIEAYPQ; encoded by the exons ATGGCCTCCATGCTGTTGAACACAATGCGGACCTGCACTGTTGCCCCTTCTTGGGCAGCTCGCATTG GTGCACGCTCTCTCAGTACAACAGCACAGCTTCAAGCTCAGG TTCAAACAAAAAGCAAGAAGACACTGGCTCGTCCGGGTGTGAGGAACATCGTTCTAGTGGAAGGAGTTCGAACCCCTTTCTTGTTGTCAGGAACCAC ATATGCTGATTTAATGCCTCATGACCTTGCCAGGGCAGCTCTTAA GGGTCTGCTAAACCGAACAGGAATCCCCAGAGATGCTGTGGACTACATTGTGTACGGAACAGTTATTCAGGAAGTCAAAACCAGCAACGTGGCACGAGAG GCAGCTCTCGGGGCGGGGTTCTCTGACAAGATTCCAGCTCACACCGTCACCATGGCCTGCATCTCCTCCAACCAGGCCATGACCTCAG CTGTTGGACTGATCGCTGCAGGCCAGTGTGACGCCGTTGTTGCAGGCGGAGTGGAGTTCATGTCCGACGTTCCGATCCGCCATAGCCGAAAGATGAGAAAGACGATGTTGGCCCTCAACAAGGCAAAAACCGTCGGACAGAGACTCAGCCTGGTTGGCAGCATCCGGCTTGCCCACCTCTCCCCCGAA CTTCCCGCCGTGGCGGAGTTCTCCACAGCGGAGACGATGGGTCACAGTGCAGATCGCCTGGCTGCTGCGTTTGGCGTCTCCAGAGTGGAACAAGACGAGTTTGCGCTACGATCACACACACTCGCCAAAAAGGCCCAGAGCGACGGGCTGCTGGAGGATGTGGTGTCCTTTAAAGTGCCAG GTCGTGATATTGTGTCTCAGGACAACGGTATCCGCCCATCGTCCATGGAGCAAATGGCCAAACTCAAACCTGCCTTCGTTAAACCTCACGGGACCGTCACTGCCGCCAACTCGTCCTTCCTG ACTGACGGTGCCTCAGCTGTGCTCATCATGTCTGAGGAGAAGGCTTTGGCCATGGGTTTTAAGCCCAAAGCGTACCTCAG AGACTTTGTGTATGTGTCTCAGGACCCCAAAGATCAGCTGCTTTTGGG GCCGACGTACGCTACACCTAAAGTCCTGGAACGAGCCGGCTTGTCCATGGCTGATATTGATGTGTTTGAGTTTCATGAGGCGTTCGCA GGTCAGATTATGGCAAACCTGAAAGCCATGGACTCAGATTGGTTTGCTCAGACGTACATGGGCAGGAAATCGAAG GTCGGGGCTCCTGCCATGGAGAAGTTCAACACTTGGGGGGGCTCCTTGTCTCTGGGCCACCCGTTTGGTGCCACGGGCTGCAGGCTGGCAACTACTGTAGCTCATCGGCTGAAGAAGGAGGGAGGCCAGTACGGACTGGTGGCAGCGTGTGCTGCTGGAGGACAG GGTCACGCCATGGTGATTGAGGCCTACCCCCAGTAA